The Lates calcarifer isolate ASB-BC8 linkage group LG7_2, TLL_Latcal_v3, whole genome shotgun sequence DNA window ttatattaattattatataatatttatatattcattttaaaattcaatgGTTTAAAAAGCAGTTTACACAGGCTTAGAAAGTGTTGCTTGATAGCAGAAATTTACACCTAGCtttaagctaatgttaaaatTTCTGCACTGAACCACACCCCATTCTCTGGTCACATTTCAAACACCCCTGACTCGTTTGAGATGTAGCTTCAAAGCAGCATTAAGTAACCATGTGTATTTTAAAGCCAATAATTTTGATTAATTACctctaaaataaaatggaagTCTTCAATCAGTATTTGTTCTACCACTTTACATAAATACACTGATTTTTCATTCGCTCTCAAAGAGGACACAAGTGCCTCAAGTCCGGGTCTCCCTCCATCTGCTGACTTACTAATGTGAACTGGTCGTAGACCTGCATCAGGTCCTCCATCCTGTGCTGTTCCAGCACCACAAAGTCATCCAGAGTGGCGCTGCCTTTCCTGGCGCAGTCCTGGCAGTGGACCACATACTGCTTCTTGGACAGGAGCTCGCGGCGCACAAACAGCAGGTTGAACACCTCTACCTACAAAggacgtgcacacacaaacacatgtataaGAAGTGGCACCAACCTTGAATAACTTCAGTCTATAGGAAGAACACACTGATACAGAATTGTCATGTCAATTCTCTCGCATGGTAACTGTGATTTGTGAATCTGAATGGAGATGAAGAGCAGACACAGactgcagtgatgatgtcatcTACAGACAGATCCTGGAGCTGCCGCACAGACAGTGAGTAATGGAACAATTGCTAGGACACAATGACAGCGGACGCTGAATGGGATATGGAGACATTTCTGTGAAGCAGCTGAAAGCCCTGCATTCAAGTAAAACCATTAGCACACCCGCTAATTAGCTCAAACAAAAACTGACTCTGCCTTTAATGCAGTGTCAATGGAACAgcaaactgcagagctgttaaataaatgtctcGCTCAAGTGCTACTAACAACTACCACATGGTTTCCTCCATACATATAACCTTATATTGTCCACTTCTAaattatttcatctttttcgTGACAAAATTTCAATACACAATATGAAAAATCAGTATGACAAACCTTAAAGCTGAAGGATGAAATAACAccacaaacagtttttaaaaaaactatgATCTTATGATCCACAATCAACTAAAATATCAGTGCATTTGATgattatatatacacacacgcatcaGTTTTATCCCCTCATACATTTGGTACTGATCCAGCATGTAGGGTGGTGAGTATTATTCAGCATGTGAGCAGGAACAAGCGCACAGCGAGACAATTATCCTCCACTAGAAAATAAGTGTGAGCTGCAGAAATGTGAAATCCTGTTAAAATTCACACCCCTGATGCTGAAATGTTCCCGGTGTGCTTTACTGACCTCACAGATGGTGCAGTAGTGAGCCGGTTCGTCCCTCGTCCTCGGCCTCAGCACTGTTTCCTTGCCGGCCGACGCCAAGGCTTCCTTCACCCACTGGCACTGCTTCAACGTCCGCAGCAAGCAGTACCTGGAACAATGATACACAGTGTCAGgtaatgcagaaaaaaaggagtGGAGTCAAACATAAGATGCAAACAATTCTGTGGCTCACTTGATCATCTCAAACAGCTTGTGGTCGGACACTTTGATGTTGCGAGCCATGTTCCAGGAGAGGTGCACCATGGGAACCATGGACTTGACgctctgcagcttgttccacTCATATCGCTCCACAGCCAGCTTGTACTGGTGGGCTGAAAACGCAGAGATTAAGACTGAAGTAAGTACAGTGGGAGCCATTATGTGGACAAACAGCTGCATTGGTTAAAATGGAAGCCTCTTATTTCAGTCACAGACACgactgaaaaatgtctgtgaaatgCATCTGGTgtagacaggaaataaaatccTGCTGTAATCAGCTCAGTAATCAGCTACAAAAGGTCAATAATCATCAGAAAAGCATTTCAAACATCACAGGAAAGGTCACGATATCAGATATAATTCCTGTTTGACAGGATTGTGAACTACTGCCCTTTCCCTGGGTAAATATACTTTTCCATATCTGCAGAATAAACCAATATCCCTTAATTCAACGCATACCCGTAAGAGGTCCTACGTTCCAGGCGATGTTGTTGCACCAGCCGATGGCCTGCACCCAGTGCACGGTGCCGGTGTTGAGCCACACCAGGTCGCCCGGACGCTGGATGAACCGGTAGACGGGCACGTCGGCCTCGTACAGGTCCTCCAGGTTGGGCCACCACGAGCCCATCAGGAAGTTGATGTTGTTCCTGGAAGTGAGAAGGGAGGGGAGAAACGGAGTTGTGATGGATGCATGGAGTAAAGGATGGTGAAGGTGGGAAGTGGAGGCAGTCTGGTTCGTCTTACTTTTCACAGAAGTTGCTCATCACTCCCCAGTAAGGCTCAGGTACTGCAAACCATTCACAGTCTCCTGGACCAATGTTGATGTTGACGGCACAGAAGTTATTATGTTCCTGGTGACCTGGAGGGACCAACAGAACCTTGTCACTGGACAAATCTACACATCAAAACTAATACATGACTCACAGACCACATAATGAGACTGTAAACTTGCCCCAGAAAGCGCACTAACCTGGTATCCTGCTCCCAGGGACCTTCATGTACAGCTGAACCGTGTTCATACCCAGGATGGTGTGACCTACGTGGCTGAGCAGGTTGCCGGCGGATACAACTCGAGCGAAGGCCGGCAGTTTACTGAGctcctggagctgctgcttcCACCTAGTAGAGAACAATCATTATGAGATTATGAGCTCACAGTGGAGAGCTTTTAATCTGAAATCTTTCAAGGGCACTAAATCATCAGTTTCGGGACATGATGATGAGACAGTGAGATGAAATCCATACTCACTTCCTTTCGTCCGACACATCGATGTTGGTTCCAAACTTAATGTGCTTTAAGGGTCCCCTTCTTTTGCGTGCAACACTGATGATACACAGAGAGAATTTATAATTAGCAACACACATGATGATAGATttagtgaaaataaacaaaacagggatGTAGCAGGACTCAGGAGAAGGGTTGCCAACGATTATGACATAGTGTCTGAAATGTAATTACTTGGGTGGTGGCTCACATGCCAAAAATGAGACTGGATATTGTCTGGcttttgatgttgttttaaatctattcttcaaaaataaaagaattcagccaaaccaaaccaaactgacCAATTAAATATCCACGTCTGGAGCTTTTTAATGGAGAAAACTAATCCATGTAATAAATTAAGATAAAGAACAACACTAGGTACCTCTCTGCTGATGCTGGCTCTGTGTCTGAGGGTTCCTTTAGTGCCTTCTTCTCATTCTCctcctgaaaacaaacacattagtATTGTTTCTTAGTATCATCTGATTTCCTTCAGTCTCTCTGAACTTGAATTTAAGCGCAACTGACCCGCAGGGATTCCTGGAAGGAGGCAGCCTGATACTGGGCGTATTTGGCGATGGTGGTGTGGGCGCGGGCGCTTTCGCAGCGCCACATCTTCTTGGTGCCCGTCGGGTCCCAGTTCTCGTCTGCGGGCTGAGAGAGCTGGGTCCAGACCTCCACCAGGTGCTCCGGGTTGGCCTCCACCAACGTCTTTGTGGAGAACAGACCCAGGTCTGCAGAAGAAGGGACAGCAGAGTTTAgttaacagtaaaacacaatgCAAAGTATGCTCAGATCACTCGCCATCCTATGTTAGCTATTATAAGCAATGCATTTACCCAGTTTGAGTGCTCCAGCCAGTCCTCTGATGACAGTGACAGGGTTGGAGGGGTTTGTGCAGAACTGGTGCAGTGGGGGGAAGAAAGCGTCCCTCTTGTTCTCCAGCTGAtcagacaaaaaacaggaagttaaaagatgtacaagtttttaaaaatcttttaaactGCTACTAAATGACATCAAGTCATTTCAAAGTAGCTTGTTTTCCTCTGGGTAATACTCACATAGATGCTGGGTGTGGGGGGATTGAGCTTGTCTTTGGGCAGGGCTGGTGAGGGCGGAGGGGGCAACCGGGGCGGGGGGCACTTATCGAGGAGGATACTGCTGTTGGAGAGACCATTCTTCCCCAGGTTCCTGCACACAAGGAGtgtggaaaatgttttcagtcatggCAACACACAGGTtacaaactacaaactacaCACATGGTGGAACGCCACTTTTTaccagttaaaatgtaaaatatagaaAGACGTGTTTCCAGTTGTCAAAATAAGTGGAACCTGATGGAGGAAGCtattcagctgaaaaatctgtgctgaataatatctgCATGGCAACAAGGCTGCCCAGTAGCCTTCAGTGTTGTTTACAGTTACATAATTATTTGCCTCTGGTTCTGCAGTTACTCTGCTATTCCACAGGGAGGAGAcatcttcaaaacaaaaaagcagagcTCGAATGATTCCTGCTCTCATTTACACTGACTGCAAATACAGTCAAGTAACCCAACTTACATCTATACCATTTtggaaaacatgaaagaaaCGTATCAAACAGCATAGACATCCTCTCCACATCACAGGATGCCAAGCTAAAGCTAAGCTAAGGGAATTTGCCACACAGCAGAAATTATGGCCTGAATGAGGCCTGTTATTTGTCAAAACAATAACTTTCTTGCCAAGACCATCATTCCTGCCAAGAGGAATCAGGGTAGTGCCTGAGTGCATCAGCAGGACACCATGATGTGAAAGAAAGACAATGAGGCAGTTGAGTCTCACCTGCAGGCCTTCAGCACGTCTGTGGAGCTGGGGTAGATGGATATTGAagatgacgatgatgacgatgaGGAGCCGTGTCCGTGGGGCGGCGTAGCTTTGAGGCCGGTGACGGTGGGCGGCTCAGCCTTCAGCGGGCTTTGAGAGTCCTCAGAGATGCCTCCTTTGCCGTTACCGTTCACAGCTGGTGCAGCAGATGTGGTGGTGGCCGCGGCGGTGGTCGTGGCGGCAGGACTCTGGGCGCCTGTCTGGGTGTGTTCTGAGGATTTGGGTGAGGGTGTGGCGGTGGATATGGCAGAGATGGGCGAGGAGGCAGCCGAGCTGCCCTGCGCGTGGGGGGTGGAAGGCAAGACAGCCGGGTGGATGTTGTTGACTTTCTTGTGGGGCTCCGCCGTGGCGGATGCTGTGGTTGCAGTCCCTTCTAACGGTCCCTCGCCCTCCTCAGGGCCCTTCCCCCCTGCCAGCAGGGCAGATAGTCTAGGATTGTCTGCGCTAAGGCTCGGCTTCTCGCCACCTTCTGCCACCTTGCCACCATCCCCCGAGTGGACGTGATTGGCCAGGCCGCCTGCCTGTGCCGCTTTCCCGTCAGCTGGTGGCGGCGGCGTCTTGCCCTCCGAGCCTCCGTTGCCGAGGGACGCGGCTGCCGTGACGAGGGCGGCTGCGGTGTTGCTATCTTTGGTAGCGGACGCACCGGGTGCTGCTCCACCTGAGGTAGAGGAGGGCGGTAGGGATGGAGGGGATGGGAGGTGGTTGTGGGGCTGCTGCCGTGGCGATGGGGCGTTAGTGGAATGTCCAACCTGATTGTTGGGGTGCACAGGGGCGGTGGAGTTGGGGGTCTGTGAGTGAGAGGGGGTCCCTTCACTGCTGGAGCCTGTCGCATGTGGAATAGACCCCTTCTGAAGCCCCTGAGGGAAGAAGAGAACAACTGTTAAGAGTCAAagtaaaacagagagatggGGCGACTTGTCTTGTGTGTCAATGAAGAGGCTATAATGTCAAAACAAGAGCCTAAAATGTGAGTTGGGAGCCCcacttttttctatttttacatctGTCTACATCTCTTGGCTCCTTCATACTTACAGGAGTAAGTACAGGAGTCTCATGAGAGGGATTTCACTGCTTGTTTCAAGAAACTGCTCGATGGATTTCCTCAATGGTTtttgacagctttttttttttaacaacagagCCAAGTAGGTCAGTAGGATGAAACAGAATTATATCCATATCCATTTCTTAGCTGAGCGACAGACAACTTGCCGGGGGgagttttaattaataataataattctgaaCATGTGGCTGCTCTGTCACtggcactgaaaataaaaaaaaacccacag harbors:
- the LOC108872980 gene encoding histone demethylase UTY isoform X2, coding for MQSCGVSLAVAACAAARSLGSASSSGDEGKKMAAGKASETEEDFPTLTAQERDSLVGIDSSLFGFQKLHEDGARTKALLMKAVRCYDSLILKAEGKVEPELFCQLGHFNLLLEDYPKALSAYQRYYSLQSDYWKNAAFLYGLGMVYFHYNAFQWAIKAFQEVLYIDPGFTRAKEIHLRLGLMFKVNTDYESSLKHFQLALIDSNPCTLSKAEIQFHIAHLYEIQKRYRAAKEAYESLLQTEDLPAQVKATTLQQLGWMHHTVEQLGDRASRDSYAIQCLQKSLEADPNSGQSWYFLGRCYSSIGKVQDAFISYRQSIDKSEASADTWCSIGVLYQQQNQPMDALQAYICAVQLDHSHAAAWMDLGTLYESCNQPHDAIKCYINATRSKGCTNTTALTHRIKCLQACKPNHSAEGGGSGQSLPPHVGPLSQAEDQSCPAKRRRASSPAKGDSWASNPAQPVPNWYLSPQKLQVLEQLRSNRASLKPPQLQMLEQLEAQLTMMQQHQHQMRQNASGGQVRPSLPNGPTSNSLPSTNPSLHQTRPHLGPHRPLCPPQPLANGPVGAGPHGPSDSLPVGDNSKSVSNSSSSSSSNNQPGPTDTGPNGDVPYLQPAGSGDAALLPHTCTSTQTQDATPRQALHLNSSQGLQKGSIPHATGSSSEGTPSHSQTPNSTAPVHPNNQVGHSTNAPSPRQQPHNHLPSPPSLPPSSTSGGAAPGASATKDSNTAAALVTAAASLGNGGSEGKTPPPPADGKAAQAGGLANHVHSGDGGKVAEGGEKPSLSADNPRLSALLAGGKGPEEGEGPLEGTATTASATAEPHKKVNNIHPAVLPSTPHAQGSSAASSPISAISTATPSPKSSEHTQTGAQSPAATTTAAATTTSAAPAVNGNGKGGISEDSQSPLKAEPPTVTGLKATPPHGHGSSSSSSSSSISIYPSSTDVLKACRNLGKNGLSNSSILLDKCPPPRLPPPPSPALPKDKLNPPTPSIYLENKRDAFFPPLHQFCTNPSNPVTVIRGLAGALKLDLGLFSTKTLVEANPEHLVEVWTQLSQPADENWDPTGTKKMWRCESARAHTTIAKYAQYQAASFQESLREENEKKALKEPSDTEPASAESVARKRRGPLKHIKFGTNIDVSDERKWKQQLQELSKLPAFARVVSAGNLLSHVGHTILGMNTVQLYMKVPGSRIPGHQEHNNFCAVNINIGPGDCEWFAVPEPYWGVMSNFCEKNNINFLMGSWWPNLEDLYEADVPVYRFIQRPGDLVWLNTGTVHWVQAIGWCNNIAWNVGPLTAHQYKLAVERYEWNKLQSVKSMVPMVHLSWNMARNIKVSDHKLFEMIKYCLLRTLKQCQWVKEALASAGKETVLRPRTRDEPAHYCTICEVEVFNLLFVRRELLSKKQYVVHCQDCARKGSATLDDFVVLEQHRMEDLMQVYDQFTLAPPLHSSSS
- the LOC108872980 gene encoding histone demethylase UTY isoform X1; amino-acid sequence: MQSCGVSLAVAACAAARSLGSASSSGDEGKKMAAGKASETEEDFPTLTAQERDSLVGIDSSLFGFQKLHEDGARTKALLMKAVRCYDSLILKAEGKVEPELFCQLGHFNLLLEDYPKALSAYQRYYSLQSDYWKNAAFLYGLGMVYFHYNAFQWAIKAFQEVLYIDPGFTRAKEIHLRLGLMFKVNTDYESSLKHFQLALIDSNPCTLSKAEIQFHIAHLYEIQKRYRAAKEAYESLLQTEDLPAQVKATTLQQLGWMHHTVEQLGDRASRDSYAIQCLQKSLEADPNSGQSWYFLGRCYSSIGKVQDAFISYRQSIDKSEASADTWCSIGVLYQQQNQPMDALQAYICAVQLDHSHAAAWMDLGTLYESCNQPHDAIKCYINATRSKGCTNTTALTHRIKCLQAQLSNPQLSSLQGKSKMLPLIEEAWSLPIPAELTSRQGGLSSAPQQACKPNHSAEGGGSGQSLPPHVGPLSQAEDQSCPAKRRRASSPAKGDSWASNPAQPVPNWYLSPQKLQVLEQLRSNRASLKPPQLQMLEQLEAQLTMMQQHQHQMRQNASGGQVRPSLPNGPTSNSLPSTNPSLHQTRPHLGPHRPLCPPQPLANGPVGAGPHGPSDSLPVGDNSKSVSNSSSSSSSNNQPGPTDTGPNGDVPYLQPAGSGDAALLPHTCTSTQTQDATPRQALHLNSSQGLQKGSIPHATGSSSEGTPSHSQTPNSTAPVHPNNQVGHSTNAPSPRQQPHNHLPSPPSLPPSSTSGGAAPGASATKDSNTAAALVTAAASLGNGGSEGKTPPPPADGKAAQAGGLANHVHSGDGGKVAEGGEKPSLSADNPRLSALLAGGKGPEEGEGPLEGTATTASATAEPHKKVNNIHPAVLPSTPHAQGSSAASSPISAISTATPSPKSSEHTQTGAQSPAATTTAAATTTSAAPAVNGNGKGGISEDSQSPLKAEPPTVTGLKATPPHGHGSSSSSSSSSISIYPSSTDVLKACRNLGKNGLSNSSILLDKCPPPRLPPPPSPALPKDKLNPPTPSIYLENKRDAFFPPLHQFCTNPSNPVTVIRGLAGALKLDLGLFSTKTLVEANPEHLVEVWTQLSQPADENWDPTGTKKMWRCESARAHTTIAKYAQYQAASFQESLREENEKKALKEPSDTEPASAESVARKRRGPLKHIKFGTNIDVSDERKWKQQLQELSKLPAFARVVSAGNLLSHVGHTILGMNTVQLYMKVPGSRIPGHQEHNNFCAVNINIGPGDCEWFAVPEPYWGVMSNFCEKNNINFLMGSWWPNLEDLYEADVPVYRFIQRPGDLVWLNTGTVHWVQAIGWCNNIAWNVGPLTAHQYKLAVERYEWNKLQSVKSMVPMVHLSWNMARNIKVSDHKLFEMIKYCLLRTLKQCQWVKEALASAGKETVLRPRTRDEPAHYCTICEVEVFNLLFVRRELLSKKQYVVHCQDCARKGSATLDDFVVLEQHRMEDLMQVYDQFTLAPPLHSSSS